One genomic window of Camelina sativa cultivar DH55 chromosome 5, Cs, whole genome shotgun sequence includes the following:
- the LOC104786891 gene encoding uncharacterized protein LOC104786891 — MGLGKTRDNPINRSSVRHTSHNHPLRVFKSQEEDQIICSGCEHELIGQAFKCTKSECDYILHKSCFDLRGETQHKSHPNHPLALLYSPPNGLSTYTCDACGEYGSAFTYHCSECKYHIHVGCAFVPENVERDDHEHPLTLLYNTPCKGREDGMMFICDVCEEDMSEKLWVYYCKECDYGTHVHSCTSYEDIEPKKGEEKEEGESSSSTSHIKSLMEAEKEMREMAIIHQLQLDALDAAGSYVGSWEPRRKYYW; from the coding sequence atggGTTTAGGAAAAACTAGGGATAATCCGATCAACCGTTCATCGGTGAGACACACAAGTCATAATCATCCGTTACGGGTCTTCAAATCCCAAGAAGAAGATCAGATCATTTGCTCCGGATGCGAACATGAGCTAATTGGGCAAGCTTTCAAGTGCACAAAGTCAGAGTGCGATTACATCTTGCACAAATCATGTTTCGACCTTCGCGGTGAGACTCAACACAAGTCTCACCCGAATCACCCTTTAGCGCTGCTCTATTCTCCACCGAATGGTCTATCTACTTACACGTGTGATGCATGCGGTGAGTACGGATCTGCTTTCACTTACCATTGCTCGGAGTGCAAGTACCATATTCACGTGGGATGTGCGTTTGTTCCCGAGAACGTGGAGCGTGACGATCACGAACATCCACTCACTCTACTTTACAATACACCTTGCAAAGGTCGTGAAGACGGTATGATGTTCATATGTGATGTTTGCGAAGAAGATATGTCGGAGAAACTTTGGGTGTATTATTGCAAAGAATGCGACTATGGGACGCATGTACATTCATGCACATCATATGAAGATATTGAGCCaaagaagggagaagaaaaagaagaaggagaatcaAGCTCATCGACTTCACATATAAAGTCATTGATGGAGGCtgagaaagagatgagagagatggCGATAATACATCAACTACAGTTAGATGCTCTTGACGCAGCAGGTAGCTATGTTGGATCATGGGAAccaagaagaaaatattattggTGA